The genomic segment ACGGTTTTGAGATCGTCGCTCGCCACCGGCGCCAGGGCGTAATCGTACTCGCGCTCCAAGCGCTCGATGACATAATGCGGCAGCTCCATGCCATTGGCCGCCAGCGTCACCACGTTGGCGCCGAAGCGCGCCAGGGCGAAGACTAGCGAATGAATCGTCCGGCCGTTTTTCAGATCGCCGCACACCACCACGGTCAAACCTTTGAGCTGGCCTTTTTCTTGACGCAACGTGTAGAGGTCGCAAAGGGTTTGCGTCGGGTGCTCATGGCCGCCGTCGCCGGCGTTGATCACCGGCACGTCGGCGTGCTCGGCCATCGCTTGCACGGCGCCGTCCCAGTTATGGCGCACCACTAAAACATCGGCGTAAGCTGATACCACTTTCGCCGTGTCGGCCAAAGTTTCGCCCTTCACCGCCGAGGACGATTTCATATCCGAGCAGCTTATCACCGTACCGCCCAAGCGCTGCATCGCCGATTCGAACGAGAGCCGCGTCCGTGTGCTCGGTTCGTAAAACAGCGTCGCCATGATCTGCCCGCTCGCCGGCCGCTCGCGGCGCAGGCGCTGGGCATCGTCGGCCAAAGCAAATATCTCTTCGATCTCGTCGTTGGTCAGGTCGGCGATGGAAATTAGGTTGCGCATTTAGATTGCACTTTTGCCGCGCCAATCGGCGATGGTCACCTGATCGATGCCATCGGATTCTTCGAGCAAGACGTTAACGCGCTGGCCTTCGCCGGCGTCGATGTTTTTGCCGACGATGTCGGCGCGGATTGGCAGCTCGCGGGCGCCGCGATCGATCAATACTGCAACCAGAATCCGTTTAGGCTGGCCGAGTTTTTCCACAGCTTCTAGCGCCGCGCGAATGGTCCGGCCGCGAAAAATCACGTCATCGACGAGGACAACTGTTTTGTCGTCCACCGCCACTTGAACTTCGAAGGCGCCCACCGCGTCGGTGTTTTGCCCTTGGCCGCGGTCGTCGCGATAGGGCGTCACATCGATGACTCCCACCGGTGGCGTCAAGCTGCCGGTTTCTTGAAGCCTTCGCGCCAAGCGCCGCGCCAAGTGCACGCCGCGCGAGCGGATGCCGATGAGCACGATTTCGCTCGGTGTCGCCGCCTTTTCGACGATCTCATGAGCCATCCGGCGGATCGTCCGAACTAGATCGTCGCGTTCCAGTAGGATATTTTTTTCTTCAGCCATAAAAAAAGACCCGCGCGGCTTTACCGCGAGGGTCTTTGAAGAGAAAATAACAGAATTTGAGTTCGTTCATGTTGCCTTTTCCGACCTCGCAGGATCGGCTTAAAAGGTACTTCTGTTTAACGCGGAGCGCCGCTGTTGTCAACAAATTCGCCGCTAGATTTTCAACTCCACGATGGCCGCCGAAAAATTCCTTTTCGCTAGATCGATTCTCGCCACCGAAATCGGCAGCTTGAAACGGCGCGGTCCGGCGCTGCCCGGATTGACGAACAGAATTTCACCGTGATGGCTCACGCTCGGTTTGTGCGAGTGACCGCTGATCACCGCGTTTAACTCGCCTTGCATCGGATCGCCGACAATTTCGTTGACGTTGTGAATGACACGAAGCTTGATACCGTTGATTTGCAAATCCAAAACGTCAGCGATCCCCTTCGCCCATGGTTCGCGATCGTTGTTGCCGCGAATCGCCAACACCGGCGCGATGTGCTTGAGCGCATCCAACACTTCAAGATTGCCGATGTCGCCGGCGTGCAGGATCAACTCGGAACCTTTGAGCGCCGCCAGCGCTTCGGGACGCATCAGGCCATGGGTATCGGAGATCAGTCCAACGTGGCCCTGTTTCAGTGTAAGCTGGTGCTTGTGTGTTAAGAACACCACCCTGATTTAGCTTGAATCATTGGGCGATGCAATTCTATAGTGAATCAACTCGGCATTTCGCGATCGGGGTATGAACCCCGCTCGCGACCAAAGGGGATGCTCTCCCCCTTTGGAAACCCCATTTAGTTGTGCCCGCCGCAAGCAGCGGGGAATATTAGATTCATTCCAGGAGGTTTTATGTTTCCCCACCTACAAAGTTTTAATTTGCGAAAATGGATCGACGACAACCGCGGCGATTGGGGCCAGCGTCGAGTCATCTGGCGGGACTCCGACTTTATCGCCTTCGTCACCCGCGGACCGAACCGGCGCAAGGATTATCATATCAATCCCGGCGATGAAATTTTTTACCAGCTGGAAGGCGAGCTTAATCTGCATTACTTAAAGGACGACCAGCATGAATTGGCGGTCCTCAAGGCCGGCGACATCCTTCTCATGCCCAAGCTTACGCCCCACTCACCGCGACGGGCGGATGGCTCGTGGACCTATGTGGTGGAGCGAACAAGAACGAAGGAGGAAATCGACCGGTTCATCTGGCCCTGCGAGAAGTGCGGCAACAACCTTTATGCCACCGAAGTGCGCTTCGACGATCCCGGCGATGCCGTGAACAAGGCGACCGCGGCGCTCAAAGCCGATGCAAAAATGGCGACCTGCAAACAGTGCGGCGAGGTTTTAGAGCTTTGAACCAAGCTCAAGCGATTCTTTCGCTAAGCTAAAGTATTCGACGAGCTATGATTTGGCCTGTAGCGCGCGCCAAACTTTGGGCGGCGTCAGCGGCAAATCTTGTATCCGCACGCCCACCGCGCGGGAAACCGCGTTGGCGATGGCCGATGCGACGGGTAGTAGGCCACCCTCACCTATCCCTTTAGATCCGAACGGACCAGGGCCGTTGCCGTTTTCAATCAGAATGGTGTGCAGGTTATCGGGGACATCTTTAAACGTCGGCACCCGGTAATCGACCATGTTGCCATTGAGCAATTGGCCGTCCTCGTAAATCATTTCTTCCATGAAAGTATGGCCGATGCCGAACATCACCGCGCCTTCGTCCTGGCCGATGCACTGCTCGGGATTAATCGCTTTGCCGGCGTCGCAGGCGGAAACGTAGTTGAGCAAACGAATATTGCCGGTTTCAGGATCGACCTCGACTTCAGCGCCGCCCCAGCCGACTTCCCAGAAAGTCGTGGTCGAGCCGAGCACCGCCTTAGCGCTGCGCTTGTCTTTGTAAAGTCCTTTGCCGATGATTTCCCCGGCTTTGCTGCCGAAAAAATCGACGATCACTTTACTAAAAGAAATCGCTTCACCCTTCTTAGTCACAACCTTGCCGTCTTTGACGATTAAGCTGTCAGCTTTCTGTTTCAATACTTTCGCCGCGCACTGGAGCAATTGCTTGCGAGCGTCTTCGGCGGCGCGCTGCACCGCGGTGCCCATGACAACTGTCGAACTACTAGCGCTCGTCGAAATATCGTAGGGCGTCACGTCGGTATCGAGCTGGGCGACGCCGATCTGATCCATCGGCATAGCCAATTCTTCGGCGACGATTTGGCTCAGCGCGGTGCGCGGTCCTTGCCCCGCTTCGACGGTGCCGGTGAGCAGCATGACGCTGCCGTCGGAAGACATTTTCACCGAGGCGCCGGCGACTTTATAAGTCCCGCCGGCATCTTTGATGCAGCAGCTGAGCCCCTTAGCGCGATTGGGCTTTTTACTTTTTTCACTCCACTTGATGGCGTCGGCGACCTTGAGCAACCCCTCTTTTAAGTCGCAATCCACAGGCGTGTCGCCGACGGTGTAAAGGTCGCCCTTCTTGAGCAAATTCTTGATGCGAAATTCCAACGGATCTAGGCCGAGACGGTCGGCGATCATATCCATTTGCGATTCGTAGGCCCAAGTGACTTGCAATGCGCCGAAGCCGCGAAAGGCGCCAGCAGGCACGGTGTTAGTATAAACACCATGCGCTTCAACCTTGGCGTAGGGAATTTTATAGGGCCCCAAGGCGCGATAGCCGGCCTTCTGCGTGACGCGTGGACCGGCATCGGCGTAGGCGCCGGTGTCCATGTAGACTTGGCAGTCGCGGGCGATCAGTTTGCCGTCTTTAGTCACGCCGGTTTTCACAGTGACTCTTGCCGGATGGCGCGTGACGGTTTTGAAGCTCTCGTTGATCGACAGCTGCAACTTCACCGGGCGGCGTGTCATCCATGATAACGCAGCGGAAATCGGCTCGGCCTTCACATAGAGTTTGCCGCCGTAGCCGCCGCCGACGTAAGGCACGATCACGCGAATACGG from the Deltaproteobacteria bacterium genome contains:
- the pyrR gene encoding bifunctional pyr operon transcriptional regulator/uracil phosphoribosyltransferase PyrR — encoded protein: MAEEKNILLERDDLVRTIRRMAHEIVEKAATPSEIVLIGIRSRGVHLARRLARRLQETGSLTPPVGVIDVTPYRDDRGQGQNTDAVGAFEVQVAVDDKTVVLVDDVIFRGRTIRAALEAVEKLGQPKRILVAVLIDRGARELPIRADIVGKNIDAGEGQRVNVLLEESDGIDQVTIADWRGKSAI
- a CDS encoding metallophosphoesterase, yielding MRPEALAALKGSELILHAGDIGNLEVLDALKHIAPVLAIRGNNDREPWAKGIADVLDLQINGIKLRVIHNVNEIVGDPMQGELNAVISGHSHKPSVSHHGEILFVNPGSAGPRRFKLPISVARIDLAKRNFSAAIVELKI
- the nbaC gene encoding 3-hydroxyanthranilate 3,4-dioxygenase; translation: MFPHLQSFNLRKWIDDNRGDWGQRRVIWRDSDFIAFVTRGPNRRKDYHINPGDEIFYQLEGELNLHYLKDDQHELAVLKAGDILLMPKLTPHSPRRADGSWTYVVERTRTKEEIDRFIWPCEKCGNNLYATEVRFDDPGDAVNKATAALKADAKMATCKQCGEVLEL
- a CDS encoding xanthine dehydrogenase family protein molybdopterin-binding subunit, translating into MAFSFCTLHMKTKQNLKVVGTNAHRVDAIEKVSGKAIYTSDIQLPGMAHARILRSPVAHARLVKVDASRAKALPGVIATLTRDDIKGFNYKYGATYKDQSIVAVDKVRYVGDPVAAVLADTPEIAEQGLELIDVEYDELPKVTNLEEATAPGAIQVHEGGVARAELRGSTYGAPERFSGTNVCYYLTFGREDSEKGFAKAEHIFEDTFRFQKVQHFSLEAHNNVAYYDGEKLTIWASCQDPFTLRDHLSGIFKLPCNRIRVIVPYVGGGYGGKLYVKAEPISAALSWMTRRPVKLQLSINESFKTVTRHPARVTVKTGVTKDGKLIARDCQVYMDTGAYADAGPRVTQKAGYRALGPYKIPYAKVEAHGVYTNTVPAGAFRGFGALQVTWAYESQMDMIADRLGLDPLEFRIKNLLKKGDLYTVGDTPVDCDLKEGLLKVADAIKWSEKSKKPNRAKGLSCCIKDAGGTYKVAGASVKMSSDGSVMLLTGTVEAGQGPRTALSQIVAEELAMPMDQIGVAQLDTDVTPYDISTSASSSTVVMGTAVQRAAEDARKQLLQCAAKVLKQKADSLIVKDGKVVTKKGEAISFSKVIVDFFGSKAGEIIGKGLYKDKRSAKAVLGSTTTFWEVGWGGAEVEVDPETGNIRLLNYVSACDAGKAINPEQCIGQDEGAVMFGIGHTFMEEMIYEDGQLLNGNMVDYRVPTFKDVPDNLHTILIENGNGPGPFGSKGIGEGGLLPVASAIANAVSRAVGVRIQDLPLTPPKVWRALQAKS